A region of Emys orbicularis isolate rEmyOrb1 chromosome 20, rEmyOrb1.hap1, whole genome shotgun sequence DNA encodes the following proteins:
- the OAZ3 gene encoding LOW QUALITY PROTEIN: ornithine decarboxylase antizyme 3 (The sequence of the model RefSeq protein was modified relative to this genomic sequence to represent the inferred CDS: deleted 2 bases in 2 codons; substituted 1 base at 1 genomic stop codon) translates to MSQWLGHKAPGYLNWGPGAQGSLCHGXALPEETSLLRDHTYLFSLSYTERGRKRNYLYPICSPFAYYYYYYRYRLIYRQRMVPSHGSITMTERESLTLRPRYCLQCSESLGGGPAGRGANQGELKELYKAGNLTVFAGDLLLPGLPVQLDFHFQLGPHSSAHWHGLLTDGKLFLDTPRGALDQNNRESLTATLEYVEEQTAVNLVFVNFQPARSDRGALLRAFSYLGFEVVRPDHPSLPPWQDVIFMVYPLERDCCPELE, encoded by the exons ATGTCACAATGGCTGGGTCATAAAGCACCTGGCTACTTGAACTggggccctggggctcag ggctcACTTTGCCACGGGTAGGCACTGCCTGAAGAAACGTCGCTGCTCCGGGACCACacctatctgttttccctttcttataCTGAGAGAGGGAGGAAACGGAACTACTTATACCCCATCTGCTCCCCCTTTGCGTATTACTATTACTACTATCGCTATCGCCTCATCTACAGGCAGAGGATGGTTCCTTCCCATGGGAG TATCACCATGACTGAGCGCGAGAGCCTGACCCTCAGACCTCGCTACTGCCTCCAATGTTCC GAGTCCTTGGGAGGCGGCCCGGCCGGCAGAGGGGCTAACCAGGGCGAGCTGAAAGAGTTGTACAAG GCTGGGAACCTGACAGTGTTTGCTGGCGACCTTCTGCTCCCTGGTCTCCCTGTCCAGCTGGACTTCCATTTCCAACTCGGTCCCCACAGCTCCGCTCACTGGCACGGACTCCTGACCGACGGCAAGCTTTTCCTGGACACGCCCCGCGGCGCCCTGGATCAAAACAACCGCGAAAG CCTGACTGCGACGCTGGAATACGTGGAGGAACAGACCGCCGTGAACCTCGTGTTTGTGAACTTCCAGCCGGCTCGCAGCGATCGCG GAGCCCTGTTGCGAGCATTCAGCTACTTGGGCTTTGAGGTTGTCAGACCAGATCATCCCTCGCTGCCGCCCTGGCAAGACGTCATCTTCATGGTTTACCCGCTGGAGCGAGACTGCTGCCCGGAGCTGGAATGA
- the TDRKH gene encoding tudor and KH domain-containing protein, which yields MVCGAEVRGMVGWGGSSAFDVIAQRLWSISLGKMSTDQGYWNNLTTLQKIALALGIPASATVMYILYRRYRESREERLTFVGEDDIGIEMKIPQEAVKLIIGRQGASIKQLRKETGARIDVEAEDSGEERVLLISGFPVQVCRAKAAIHQILVDNAPVSEQFFVPQRAVGRIIGRGGETVRAICRSSGARVVCEKETDNALCLTRLISLSGTRKEVTAAKQLILEKLSEDDTFRKKLALSAAARCLRKQPLGMRREDPGQQGELPRPNGEALCQLASPPQGAGDGGRLLAAEALDQPQELRAESESPEEPVMEPSPAVPMFEVPSPDFSFHADEHLEVYVSASENPSHFWIQIVGSRSLQLDKLTGEMSQYYGSSSQSPEFPNVRVGDIVAAPYADHGAWYRARVLGTLENGNLDLYYVDFGDNGEAPLEALRALRSDFLSLPFQAIECSLAGIAPAGEQWEEDALDEFDRLTCCAEWKPLLAKISSYIQSGVCTWPRIQLYDTSHGQSLDIGGELVRLGHAVRCPQEEDGAAGDGTTHLGKEATAEAFQKMLGNAAGTSLESLLSETCVSLSDDSIEQLRSDTEPTEPPSQKTVMPSLWSLRISAPSCPLGDAEALALPAGGEKQNGSGGCSSEGALEAGGSLRATKSHAADATWTTSPADCTHPAACSGEASPISLSSKGSSTSNASFPTTLASGNSSCYSPRGYFYYLSTSEEWSNSSVFCSGSGSAGDSLQSPVLISSSDSEGEEEEGGLRAWRREAASMSGSGDDVLLVEDDSL from the exons GCTGTGGTCCATCAGTCTGGGAAAGATGTCAACAGACCAGGGTTACTGGAACAACCTGACAACCCTGCAGAAAATCGCTCTGGCCCTCGGGATCCCAGCCAGCGCAACTGTCATGTACATCTTGTACCGCAGGTACAGAGAAAGCCGAG AGGAGCGGCTGACGTTCGTAGGAGAGGATGACATTGGAATTGAGATGAAGATCCCCCAGGAGGCTGTGAAATTGATCATTGGACGGCAGGGCGCCAGTATCAAACAG CTGAGGAAGGAGACCGGCGCTCGCATCGATGTGGAAGCGGAGGACTCCGGTGAGGAGCGGGTGCTGCTGATCAGTGGCTTCCCCGTCCAGGTGTGCCGAGCGAAAGCTGCTATTCACCAGATCCTGGTGGACAACGCCCCCGTGTCAGAGCAGTTCTTTGTGCCACAGAGAGCCGTCGGCAGGATTATCG GCAGGGGTGGCGAGACGGTGCGAGCCATCTGCCGCAGCTCGGGGGCCAGAGTGGTCTGCGAGAAGGAGACGGACAACGCCCTGTGTCTGACCCGGCTCATCAGCCTCTCGGGGACCCGCAAGGAGGTGACTGCTGCCAAG CAACTGATCCTGGAAAAGCTTTCGGAGGACGACACGTTTCGAAAGAAACTGGCCCTGTCGGCGGCGGCCCGGTGCCTGCGCAAACAGCCCTTGGGCATGAGGAGAGAGGATCCcgggcagcagggggagctgccgcgCCCCAATGGCGAGGCCCTCTGCCAGCTGGCGAGCCCTCCGCaaggggcaggggatggaggcCGGCTGCTGGCCGCAGAAGCCCTGGACCAACCACAGGAGCTCAGAGCCGAGAGCGAGTCCCCGGAGGAGCCGGTGATGGAGCCCAGCCCAGCAGTGCCCATGTTCGAGG TCCCCAGCCCCGACTTCAGCTTCCACGCGGATGAACACCTGGAGGTTTACGTCTCGGCCTCGGAGAACCCCAGCCACTTCTGGATCCAGATCGTCGGCTCCCGCAGCCTGCAGCTCGACAAGCTCACCGGCGAGATGTCCCAGTACTACGGGAGCAGCAGCCAGTCG CCCGAATTCCCCAACGTCCGAGTAGGCGACATCGTGGCTGCCCCGTATGCCGATCACGGCGCCTGGTACCGGGCCCGAGTCCTGGGCACCCTGGAGAACGGCAACTTGGATCTGTATTACGTCGACTTTGGGGATAACGGGGAAGCCCCGCTAGAGGCACTGCGAGCCTTGCG GAGCGACTTCCTGAGTCTGCCCTTCCAGGCCATCGAGTGCAGCCTTGCTGGGATCGCCCCCGCGG gggagcagtgggaagaGGATGCCCTGGACGAGTTCGATCGCCTCACGTGTTGTGCCGAGTGGAAGCCCCTGCTGGCGAAGATTTCCAGTTACATCCAGTCTGGGGTCTGTACCTGGCCGCGCATCCAGCTGTACGACACCAGCCACGGACAG AGCCTCGATATAGGGGGGGAGCTGGTCCGGCTGGGTCACGCTGTGCGGTGTCCGCAAGAGGAGGATGGCGCTGCGGGGGACGGCACCacccacctggggaaggaggCCACGGCCGAGGCGTTCCAGAAGATGCTG GGGAATGCTGCAGGGACCTCCCTCGAGAGCCTCCTGTCAGAGACCTGCGTCAGCCTTTCAG ATGACTCCATTGAGCAGCTCCGAAGTGACACCGAGCCCACAGAACCACCCTCCCAGAAGACTGTCATGCCCTCACTCTGGTCCCTACGGATCtcggctccctcctgccctctgggggATGCCGAGGCTCTCGCCTTGCCAGCTGGCGGTGAGAAGCAGAATGGCTCAGGGGGCTGCAGCAGCGAGGGGGCATTGGAGGCTGGGGGGTCTCTGCGGGCCACCAAGAGCCATGCAGCAGATGCCACGTGGACAACCAGTCCTGCTGATTGCACGCATCCCGCAGCCTGCTCGGGAGAGGCCTCTCCCATCTCCCTCTCAAGCAAAGGCTCCAGCACCTCAAACGCCAGCTTCCCTACCACCCTGGCTTCTGGGAACAGCAGCTGCTACTCCCCCCGGGGCTACTTCTATTACCTCTCCACTTCAGAAGAGTGGTCCAACTCCTCGGTCTTCTGCAGCGGCTCGGGCTCTGCCGGCGATTCCCTCCAAAGCCCCGTCCTCATCAGCTCCTCTGACagcgagggggaggaggaggaagggggactgAGGGCCTGGAGGAGAG AAGCCGCGTCTATGTCTGGAAGCGGCGACGACGTTCTTCTGGTCGAAGACGATTCGCTGTGA